In Xanthomonas sp. SI, the following are encoded in one genomic region:
- a CDS encoding porin: MRTTMWKGFGGLAVAAGMTTGAQAQDQEKAQGLQWSDGAASASLYGTLDIGYVGRRGGNGAVVDSGSEHDLQSAAGSDGSNVGLKLGYDLGNGTRLIGEVEVGVDLTGDKDAGSGGDTFYTRHAWLGATGGWGTLLGGTVDGGRAAVLKQYDPFKGRSVASAGSLQVVVSRAKDAVVYVTPTWRGLNATFAYTPNLLGVSDRDSRSPLYAVILGYSNGPLSLGYDHEEEWWNDVPGLTRLKINLFGASYDVGPIKLYGFYERIDIQQPFDVAALGFYHEHKGYLLGFTAPMGANGLWKAAWSRRDSSYVDNTCNKWGVGYQHTLSPKAYLYADYARIDNGAGGTCTIAYSNEQTSADLGQGDAGGYGIEGVDVGLVLKF; encoded by the coding sequence ATGCGCACTACGATGTGGAAAGGGTTTGGCGGGCTGGCCGTGGCCGCAGGGATGACGACCGGCGCGCAGGCGCAGGACCAGGAAAAGGCGCAGGGACTGCAATGGAGCGACGGCGCGGCCAGCGCCTCGCTGTACGGCACGCTGGACATCGGCTACGTCGGCCGCCGCGGCGGCAATGGTGCGGTCGTCGATAGCGGCAGCGAACACGACCTGCAGAGCGCCGCCGGCTCCGACGGCAGCAATGTCGGCCTCAAGCTCGGCTACGACCTGGGCAACGGCACCCGCCTGATCGGCGAGGTCGAGGTCGGCGTCGATCTGACCGGGGACAAGGACGCCGGCAGCGGCGGTGACACGTTCTACACCCGGCATGCCTGGCTGGGCGCGACCGGCGGCTGGGGCACGCTGCTCGGCGGCACCGTCGACGGCGGACGCGCCGCGGTGCTCAAGCAATACGATCCGTTCAAGGGCCGGTCGGTCGCCAGCGCCGGTTCCCTGCAGGTGGTGGTGTCGCGGGCCAAGGACGCGGTGGTCTACGTCACGCCCACCTGGCGGGGCCTCAACGCCACCTTCGCCTATACGCCGAACCTGCTCGGCGTCAGCGACCGCGACAGCCGCAGTCCGCTGTATGCGGTGATCCTGGGCTACAGCAACGGACCGCTGAGCCTGGGCTACGACCACGAAGAGGAATGGTGGAACGACGTGCCCGGCCTGACCCGGCTCAAGATCAATCTGTTCGGAGCCAGCTACGACGTCGGCCCGATCAAGCTGTACGGGTTCTACGAACGCATCGATATCCAGCAGCCGTTCGACGTCGCCGCGCTCGGTTTCTACCACGAGCACAAGGGCTATCTGCTGGGCTTCACCGCGCCGATGGGCGCCAACGGCCTGTGGAAGGCGGCCTGGAGCCGGCGCGATTCGTCCTACGTGGACAATACCTGCAACAAGTGGGGCGTGGGCTACCAGCACACGCTGTCGCCCAAGGCCTATCTCTACGCCGACTACGCGCGGATCGACAATGGCGCCGGCGGCACCTGCACGATCGCCTACAGCAACGAACAGACCTCCGCCGACCTCGGCCAGGGCGACGCCGGCGGCTACGGCATCGAGGGCGTGGACGTGGGCCTGGTGCTGAAATTCTGA
- a CDS encoding nucleoside deaminase — translation MIATPDYRALLDTAIAEARQGLAEGGIPIGAALYHNDGRLLGCGHNRRVQEGDPSVHGETDAFRKAGRQRRYKDTIMVTTLAPCWYCSGLVRQFNIGTVVVGESVTFQGGIDWLRENGVTVIDLHSQECIDLLGGYIAANPDVWNEDIGED, via the coding sequence ATGATCGCCACGCCCGACTACCGCGCCCTGCTCGACACCGCCATCGCCGAGGCCCGCCAGGGCCTGGCCGAAGGCGGCATCCCGATCGGCGCGGCGCTGTACCACAACGACGGCCGCCTGCTCGGCTGCGGCCACAACCGCCGCGTGCAGGAAGGCGACCCATCGGTGCACGGCGAGACCGATGCGTTCCGCAAGGCCGGCCGCCAGCGCCGCTACAAGGACACCATCATGGTCACCACACTGGCGCCGTGCTGGTACTGCAGCGGCCTGGTGCGGCAGTTCAACATCGGCACCGTGGTGGTCGGCGAATCGGTCACGTTCCAGGGCGGTATCGACTGGCTGCGCGAGAATGGAGTCACCGTGATCGACCTGCACAGCCAGGAGTGCATCGACCTGCTCGGCGGCTACATCGCGGCCAATCCGGACGTGTGGAACGAGGACATCGGCGAGGACTGA
- a CDS encoding TonB-dependent siderophore receptor yields the protein MPPRSPQSLSFVAALLAGLSAGPADADAVLDAASEPAELDTVRVVGRRDSGTYYADATQGSKTELSLRQLPQSVRVLPRQAIDDLGATHLDGTLDYVGGISRQNGFGGLWDNFAVRGLPGNENTGSATLLNGLAGNRGYNAPRDTANIEAIEFLKGPAAALYGSSEPGGTLNIVTKLPQWRPATALELSAGSHEAYRVAADSTGPLGDSVAYRLNLAAEDRHSFRDFVQTRRRFLAPALTWRLGEATTLDYNGEWLRHRTPLDRGVVAVRGDLRALPRSRFLGEPGDGDVQVENRNHQLLLRHAFPETWSGLLAASQRDASLRGYSTEPSAVQADARTLWRQRRWRDFASHDSALQAELRGQLRSGTWRHDLLVGMEAYDFVLEQRMRRVRPSAAAPYALDLFAPIYGQALPTPLPFVDTHERQRNLALYLQDAVALNAQWTLLLGLRHDRYRQTLQDRRSGGRYAQTPARTTPRIGLSYAPGQQWSWYVNAGRSFRPNSGSDVWYGTGTSTTPAPETGRALELGGKWQARDGRLGGTLALYEIVKDNVLTGDPRNPGNQIAAGRVRSRGAEADVSGQLSAHWRLNASASWNRVQVLRDNTLQVGGSLINVPRLNGSVLAVRETPLPGGGLFGFGGGITHTGARLAEAYTQAQANAGIAPARLPAYTVAKLMAYWRIDERLRVSLDVDNVFDRSYYTSSVAATPWVAVGTARTVSAGVQYRF from the coding sequence ATGCCGCCACGTTCGCCGCAGTCGCTGTCCTTCGTCGCCGCCTTGCTGGCCGGCCTGAGCGCCGGTCCGGCCGATGCCGATGCGGTCCTCGACGCCGCGTCCGAGCCTGCCGAACTGGACACGGTGCGCGTGGTCGGGCGCCGCGACTCGGGCACCTACTACGCCGATGCCACCCAGGGCAGCAAGACCGAGCTGAGCCTGCGCCAGTTGCCGCAATCGGTGCGGGTGCTGCCGCGGCAGGCGATCGACGACCTCGGCGCGACGCACCTGGACGGCACCCTGGACTACGTCGGCGGCATCTCGCGGCAGAACGGCTTCGGCGGGCTGTGGGACAACTTCGCGGTGCGCGGGCTGCCCGGCAACGAGAACACCGGCAGCGCGACCCTGCTCAACGGCCTGGCCGGCAACCGCGGCTACAACGCGCCGCGCGACACCGCCAACATCGAGGCGATCGAGTTCCTGAAGGGGCCGGCGGCGGCGCTGTACGGCAGCAGCGAACCGGGCGGCACGCTCAACATCGTCACCAAGCTGCCGCAGTGGCGGCCGGCGACCGCGCTGGAACTGTCCGCCGGTAGCCATGAAGCCTACCGCGTCGCGGCCGACAGCACCGGGCCGCTGGGCGACAGCGTCGCCTACCGGCTCAACCTCGCCGCCGAGGACAGACACAGCTTCCGCGACTTCGTGCAGACGCGGCGCCGCTTCCTCGCGCCGGCGCTGACCTGGCGCCTGGGCGAGGCCACCACGCTGGACTACAACGGCGAATGGCTGCGCCACCGCACGCCGCTGGACCGCGGCGTGGTCGCGGTGCGCGGCGACCTGCGCGCGCTGCCGCGTTCGCGCTTCCTCGGCGAGCCGGGCGATGGCGACGTGCAGGTCGAGAACCGCAATCACCAACTGCTGCTGCGGCACGCGTTCCCCGAGACATGGAGCGGGCTGCTCGCCGCGTCGCAGCGCGACGCCAGCCTGCGCGGCTACTCCACCGAACCCAGTGCGGTGCAGGCCGATGCGCGCACGCTGTGGCGGCAGCGGCGCTGGCGCGACTTCGCCTCGCACGACAGCGCGCTGCAGGCCGAACTGCGCGGCCAGCTGCGCAGCGGTACCTGGCGCCACGATCTGCTGGTCGGCATGGAGGCCTACGACTTCGTGCTCGAGCAACGCATGCGGCGGGTCCGCCCCAGCGCCGCCGCGCCGTACGCGCTTGACCTGTTCGCGCCGATCTACGGGCAAGCGCTGCCGACGCCGCTGCCGTTCGTCGATACCCACGAGCGCCAGCGCAACCTGGCGCTGTACCTGCAGGACGCGGTGGCGTTGAACGCGCAGTGGACGCTGCTGCTCGGCCTGCGCCACGACCGCTACCGGCAGACGCTGCAGGACCGCCGCAGCGGCGGCCGCTACGCGCAGACCCCGGCCAGGACCACGCCGCGCATCGGCCTGAGCTATGCGCCGGGCCAGCAATGGTCGTGGTACGTCAATGCGGGGCGTTCGTTCCGCCCCAACAGCGGCTCCGACGTCTGGTACGGCACCGGCACCAGCACCACGCCGGCGCCGGAAACCGGCCGCGCGCTGGAGCTGGGCGGAAAGTGGCAGGCGCGCGACGGCCGCCTCGGCGGCACCCTGGCGCTGTACGAGATCGTCAAGGACAACGTGCTCACCGGCGATCCACGCAATCCGGGCAACCAGATCGCCGCCGGCCGCGTGCGCAGCCGCGGCGCCGAGGCCGACGTTTCCGGCCAGCTGAGCGCGCACTGGCGGCTCAACGCCAGCGCCTCGTGGAATCGGGTGCAGGTGCTGCGCGACAACACGCTGCAGGTCGGCGGCAGCCTGATCAACGTGCCCAGGCTCAACGGCAGCGTGCTGGCGGTGCGCGAGACGCCGCTGCCCGGCGGCGGCCTGTTCGGCTTTGGTGGCGGCATCACCCATACCGGCGCGCGGCTGGCCGAGGCCTATACCCAGGCGCAAGCCAATGCCGGCATCGCACCGGCACGCTTGCCGGCCTACACCGTGGCCAAGCTGATGGCTTACTGGCGCATCGACGAACGGTTGCGCGTGTCGCTGGACGTGGACAACGTGTTCGACCGCAGCTACTACACCAGTTCGGTCGCGGCGACGCCGTGGGTGGCGGTGGGCACGGCGCGCACGGTCAGCGCCGGTGTGCAGTACCGGTTCTGA
- the ubiE gene encoding bifunctional demethylmenaquinone methyltransferase/2-methoxy-6-polyprenyl-1,4-benzoquinol methylase UbiE produces the protein MSESPYTSGTTHFGFRDVAAKDKQKLVGEVFTSVAGNYDLMNDLMSLGIHRAWKRYFVATAQVKPGDRVLDLAGGTGDIAALLKERVGDDGAVVLGDINAGMLSVGRDRLTNRGLVAGLDYVQCNAEALPFPDQSFDLVTIAFGLRNVTDKDAALREMYRVLKVGGQARVLEFSAVTADWFKPIYDFHSFKILPRLGKLFAKDADSYQYLAESIRKHPPQDALKGMMAEAGFERSHYKNLTGGIVAIHSGYKI, from the coding sequence ATGAGCGAATCTCCCTACACCTCCGGCACCACCCATTTCGGCTTCCGCGACGTCGCCGCCAAGGACAAGCAGAAGCTGGTCGGCGAGGTGTTCACCTCGGTCGCCGGCAACTACGACCTGATGAACGACCTGATGAGCCTGGGCATCCACCGGGCCTGGAAGCGCTACTTCGTGGCCACCGCGCAGGTCAAGCCGGGCGACCGCGTGCTCGACCTGGCCGGCGGCACCGGCGACATCGCCGCGCTGCTGAAGGAGCGGGTCGGCGACGACGGCGCGGTGGTGCTGGGCGACATCAATGCCGGCATGCTGTCGGTAGGCCGCGACCGGCTGACCAACCGCGGCCTGGTCGCGGGCCTGGACTACGTGCAGTGCAACGCCGAGGCGCTGCCGTTCCCGGACCAGAGCTTCGACCTGGTCACCATCGCCTTCGGCCTGCGCAACGTCACCGACAAGGACGCGGCGCTGCGCGAGATGTACCGCGTGCTGAAGGTCGGCGGGCAGGCGCGGGTGCTGGAGTTTTCCGCGGTCACCGCCGACTGGTTCAAGCCGATCTACGACTTCCATTCGTTCAAGATCCTGCCGCGCCTGGGCAAGCTGTTCGCCAAGGATGCCGACAGCTACCAGTACCTGGCCGAGAGCATCCGCAAGCACCCGCCGCAGGACGCGCTGAAGGGCATGATGGCCGAGGCCGGCTTCGAGCGCAGCCACTACAAGAACCTGACCGGCGGCATCGTCGCGATCCACTCGGGCTACAAGATTTGA
- a CDS encoding M1 family metallopeptidase: MRSPFLLLSLAAVIATGCSREAPSEAAAPAAKPAPAAVKPADRSHDESSYAEPGKVVIKDLTLDLKLDFDSKQIGGTATYTLDWKDKSAKQLLLDTRELTIETVQGDDGKGNLAPLQYALAPVDKIYGSKLTIEAPNQPQKVTIAYHTAATASGLQWLEPSMTEGKKLPFMFSQSQAIHARSWVPLQDTPSVRFTYSAHVVSRPDVMVLMSADNDPKAARDGDYTFKMPQPIPSYLLAIAAGDLVFKPISERSGIWAEPSMADKAAKEFEDTEKMIVAAETLYGPYRWGRYDMLVLPPSFPFGGMENPRLTFATPTVIVGDKSLVSLIAHELAHSWSGNLVTNASWKDIWLNEGFTTYVQARITEALYGAEAAEMEREIDQTDLLAEVKDMSPADQALALPALTERDPDDALSQVAYVKGAWFLQFLEQRFGRTTFDAFLRGWFDDHAFQSANTDQFVDYLKKNLLAKKPDAVSEAELHAWLDEPGIPAFAQKARSRNFAMVDTARIAWAGSGTLPGKQVTDAWSTQEWTRFLSGLGATLKPEQLKQLDAAYHFTGTANGEIAMRWYPLAIRSGYAEARPAAGEFIARVGRRKLILPIYAELVKTPDGLAFAKQVFAQAKPGYHPITTVSVEDMLAKADKGAAAH; this comes from the coding sequence ATGCGTTCCCCGTTCCTGTTGCTGTCCCTGGCCGCGGTCATCGCGACCGGTTGTTCCCGCGAGGCTCCTAGCGAAGCCGCCGCTCCCGCCGCCAAGCCCGCGCCCGCCGCCGTGAAACCCGCCGACCGCAGCCACGACGAAAGCTCCTACGCCGAGCCCGGCAAGGTCGTGATCAAGGACCTGACGCTGGACCTGAAGCTGGACTTCGACAGCAAGCAGATCGGCGGCACCGCCACCTACACGCTGGATTGGAAGGACAAGAGCGCCAAGCAGCTGCTGCTGGACACGCGCGAGCTGACCATCGAAACCGTGCAGGGCGACGACGGCAAGGGCAACCTGGCGCCGCTGCAGTACGCACTGGCGCCGGTCGACAAGATCTACGGCAGCAAGCTGACCATCGAAGCGCCGAACCAGCCGCAGAAAGTCACCATCGCCTACCACACCGCCGCGACCGCCTCGGGCCTGCAGTGGCTGGAGCCGTCGATGACCGAGGGCAAGAAACTGCCCTTCATGTTCAGCCAGTCGCAGGCGATCCATGCGCGCAGCTGGGTGCCGCTGCAGGACACGCCGAGCGTGCGCTTCACCTACAGCGCGCACGTCGTGTCGCGCCCGGACGTGATGGTGCTGATGAGCGCCGACAACGATCCGAAGGCGGCGCGCGACGGCGACTACACGTTCAAGATGCCGCAGCCGATCCCGTCCTACCTGCTGGCCATCGCCGCCGGCGACCTGGTGTTCAAGCCGATCTCCGAGCGTTCGGGCATCTGGGCCGAACCGTCCATGGCCGACAAGGCGGCCAAGGAGTTCGAGGACACCGAGAAGATGATCGTCGCCGCCGAGACGCTGTACGGTCCGTACCGCTGGGGCCGCTACGACATGCTGGTGCTGCCGCCGTCGTTCCCGTTCGGCGGCATGGAGAACCCGCGCCTGACCTTCGCCACCCCGACCGTGATCGTCGGCGACAAGTCGCTGGTGTCGCTGATCGCGCACGAGCTGGCGCATAGCTGGTCCGGCAACCTGGTGACCAACGCCAGCTGGAAGGACATCTGGCTCAACGAAGGCTTCACCACCTACGTGCAGGCGCGCATCACCGAAGCGCTGTACGGCGCCGAAGCGGCGGAGATGGAGCGCGAGATCGACCAGACCGACCTGCTCGCCGAGGTCAAGGACATGAGCCCGGCCGACCAGGCGCTGGCGCTGCCGGCGCTGACCGAACGCGATCCGGACGATGCGCTGAGCCAGGTCGCCTACGTCAAGGGCGCCTGGTTCCTGCAGTTCCTGGAACAGCGCTTCGGCCGCACCACCTTCGATGCGTTCCTGCGCGGCTGGTTCGACGACCACGCGTTCCAGAGCGCCAACACCGACCAGTTCGTCGACTATCTGAAGAAGAACCTGCTGGCCAAGAAGCCCGATGCGGTCAGCGAGGCCGAGCTGCACGCGTGGCTGGACGAGCCGGGCATTCCGGCATTCGCGCAGAAGGCGCGTTCGCGCAACTTCGCGATGGTCGATACCGCGCGCATCGCCTGGGCCGGCAGCGGCACCCTGCCGGGCAAGCAGGTCACCGATGCGTGGAGCACGCAGGAGTGGACGCGCTTCCTCAGCGGCCTCGGCGCCACGCTGAAGCCTGAGCAGCTCAAGCAGCTCGACGCCGCCTATCACTTCACCGGCACCGCGAACGGCGAGATCGCCATGCGCTGGTATCCGCTGGCGATCCGCAGCGGCTATGCCGAAGCGCGCCCGGCCGCTGGCGAGTTCATCGCCCGCGTCGGCCGCCGCAAGCTGATCCTGCCGATCTACGCCGAGCTGGTGAAGACCCCGGACGGCCTGGCCTTCGCCAAGCAGGTCTTCGCCCAGGCCAAGCCCGGCTACCACCCGATCACCACGGTGTCGGTGGAGGACATGCTGGCCAAGGCCGACAAGGGCGCCGCCGCGCACTGA